A single Rhopalosiphum padi isolate XX-2018 chromosome 4, ASM2088224v1, whole genome shotgun sequence DNA region contains:
- the LOC132928210 gene encoding alpha-actinin, sarcomeric isoform X2, which produces MITMNSHSNDIDYSNGYMEPEEEWEREGLLDPAWEKQQKKTFTAWCNSHLRKAGTAIENIEEDFRNGLKLMLLLEVISGETLPKPDRGKMRFHKIANVNKALDFIASKGVKLVSIGAEEIVDGNLKMTLGMIWTIILRFAIQDISVEEMTAKEGLLLWCQRKTAPYKNVNVQNFHLSFKDGLAFCALIHRHRPDLIDYHKLSKDNPLQNLNTAFDVAEKYLDIPRMLDPEDMTNTAMPDERAIMTYVSSYYHCFSGAQKAETAANRICKVLKVNQENERLMEEYERLASDLLEWIRRTLPWLQSRQADNSLSGVQKRLEEYRTYRRKHKPPRVEQKAKLETNFNTLQTKLRLSNRPAYMPTEGKMVSDIANAWKGLEQSEKSFEDWLLSEMMRLERLEHLAQKFKAKADTHEDWTRGKEEMLQSSDFRQCKLNDLKALKKKHEAFESDLAAHQDRVEQIAAIAHELNTLEYHDSTSVNIRCQRICDQWDRLGSLTQKRRTDLDDAEKILEKIDILHLEFAKRAAPFNNWLDGTREDLVDMFIVHTVEEIQGLIDAHGQFKATLSDADKEYNSIIGLVKDVESTVQKYQIPGGLQNPYTTLTSSDLSKKWSEVKHLVPQRDTTLQAELRKQQNNEMLRRQFAEKSNQVGPWIERQMDAVTAIGMGLQGSLEDQLHQLKQYEQNVFAYKPHIEELEKIHQAVQEGMIFENRYTQYTMETLRVGWEQLLTSINRNVNEVENQILTRDSKGITQEQLNEFRASFNHFDKNRTGRLAPEEFKSCLVSIGYSIGKDRQGEIDFQRILAVVDPNSTGYVHFDAFLDFMTRESTDTDTAEQVIDSFRILAGDKPYILSDELRRELPPDQAEYCIQRMAPYKGVNAVPGALDYMSFSTALYGESDL; this is translated from the exons ACCTTTACAGCATGGTGCAACTCTCACTTACGTAAAGCGGGCACAGCCATTGAAAACATTGAAGAGGACTTCCGCAACGGGCTCAAACTTATGTTGCTCCTCGAAGTAATTTCTGGCGAAACGTTACCAAAACCTGATAGAGGTAAAATGCGTTTCCACAAGATCGCCAATGTCAACAAAGCACTCGATTTCATAGCCAGCAAGGGCGTGAAATTGGTATCGATCGGTGCCGAAG AAATTGTCgatggaaatttaaaaatgactcTGGGTATGATCTGGACGATCATCTTGAGGTTCGCCATCCAAGACATTTCCGTGGAAGAGATGACCGCCAAAGAAGGTCTGTTGCTGTGGTGCCAGCGTAAGACAGCCCCGTACAAGAATGTAAATGTGCAAAACTTCCATCTCAG TTTCAAGGATGGTTTGGCCTTCTGTGCCCTCATTCACCGTCATCGGCCTGATCTCATCGATTATCACAAGCTGTCTAAGGATAATCCCCTACAGAATTTGAACACCGCGTTCGATGTCGCTGAGAAGTACTTGGACATACCTCGTATGTTGGACCCCGAAG ATATGACCAATACGGCAATGCCAGACGAAAGAGCCATAATGACTTATGTTTCATCGTATTACCATTGCTTTTCTGGAGCCCAGAAG GCTGAGACTGCAGCAAACAGAATTTGTAAAGTACTCAAAGTAAACCAAGAGAACGAGCGTTTGATGGAAGAATACGAACGTTTGGCAAGTgac ttattggaATGGATCAGGCGTACATTGCCATGGCTGCAAAGCCGACAGGCCGATAACTCGTTGTCTGGTGTGCAGAAGAGGCTCGAAGAATACCGTACTTACAGACGTAAACATAAGCCCCCACGTGTAGAACAGAAAGCCAAGCTTGAGACAAACTTTAACACGCTACAAACAAAATTGCGTTTATCTAACAGACCTGCATACATGCCAACTGAGGGAAAAATGGTTTCC gaTATTGCCAATGCGTGGAAAGGTCTTGAACAGTCGGAAAAGTCATTTGAAGACTGGCTTTTGTCTGAAATGATGAGACTAGAACGTTTGGAACATTTGGCACAAAAGTTCAAAGCCAAGGCAGACACTCATGAAGATTGGACACGCGGCAAAGAAGAGATGTTGCAGAGCTCTGACTTTAGGCAATGCAAGCTAAATGATCTGAAGGCACTGAAGAAGAAACATGAAGCCTTTGAGAGTGATCTAGCTGCACATCAAGACAGAGTTGAACAAATCGCAGCTATTGCACAtgaattaaa TACTTTGGAATATCACGATAGTACAAGCGTGAATATACGCTGTCAACGTATTTGTGACCAATGGGACAGATTAGGCAGCTTGACACAGAAACGCAGAACTGACTTGGACGATGCagaaaaaatattggaaaaaattgatatattgcATTTGGAATTTGCCAAGAGAGCAGCT CCTTTCAACAACTGGTTGGATGGTACACGTGAAGATTTAGTGGACATGTTCATTGTACATACTGTTGAGGAAATCCAAGGATTGATTGATGCACATGGACAATTTAAGGCTACTTTGTCTGATGCTGACAAAGAGTACAATTCTATCATTGGATTGGTTAAAGATGTTGAGTCAActgtacaaaaatatcaaatacctgGCGGTCTTCAGAACCCATACACTACTTTGACTTCTAGC gatttaagtaaaaaatggtCTGAAGTGAAACATCTAGTGCCCCAAAGAGACACGACCCTACAAGCTGAACTCAGAAAACAACAAA ACAATGAGATGCTACGTCGTCAATTTGCGGAGAAATCAAACCAAGTGGGTCCTTGGATTGAAAGGCAAATGGATGCTGTTACAGCTATCGGTATGGGATTGCAAGGTTCTCTGGAAGATCAATTGCACCAACTGAAACAATATGAACAGAATGTATTTGCATACAAGCCACATATTGAGGAATTAGAGAAAATCCACCAAGCTGTACAAGAGGGTATGATCTTCGAAAACAG GTACACTCAATATACAATGGAGACACTGCGTGTTGGGTGGGAACAATTATTGACATCCATCAACCGCAATGTGAATGAAGTCGAAAACCAGATATTAACCAGAGACTCTAAGGGTATTACTCAAGAACAACTTAACGAATTTAGGGCTAGTTTTAATCATTTTGACAAGAACCGTACTGGCCGATTGGCACCCGAAGAATTTAAATCATGTTTGGTGTCCATTGGCTATAGTATTGGAAAGGATAGACag GGTGAAATTGATTTCCAACGCATATTAGCTGTAGTTGATCCCAATAGTACTGGATACGTGCACTTTGATGCTTTCTTGGACTTTATGACTCGAGAATCTACAGACACTGATACTGCTGAACAAGTGATTGATTCGTTCCGCATTCTAGCAGGCGACAAg CCATACATATTGTCTGATGAACTAAGGCGGGAACTTCCACCAGATCAAGCAGAATACTGTATACAGCGCATGGCTCCATACAAGGGCGTTAACGCTGTACCAGGAGCCCTGGACTACATGTCATTTTCAACCGCTTTATACGGCGAGTCGGATCTGTAA
- the LOC132928210 gene encoding alpha-actinin, sarcomeric isoform X1 has translation MITMNSHSNDIDYSNGYMEPEEEWEREGLLDPAWEKQQKKTFTAWCNSHLRKAGTAIENIEEDFRNGLKLMLLLEVISGETLPKPDRGKMRFHKIANVNKALDFIASKGVKLVSIGAEEIVDGNLKMTLGMIWTIILRFAIQDISVEEMTAKEGLLLWCQRKTAPYKNVNVQNFHLSFKDGLAFCALIHRHRPDLIDYHKLSKDNPLQNLNTAFDVAEKYLDIPRMLDPEDLINTPKPDERAIMTYVSCYYHAFQGAQQAETAANRICKVLKVNQENERLMEEYERLASDLLEWIRRTLPWLQSRQADNSLSGVQKRLEEYRTYRRKHKPPRVEQKAKLETNFNTLQTKLRLSNRPAYMPTEGKMVSDIANAWKGLEQSEKSFEDWLLSEMMRLERLEHLAQKFKAKADTHEDWTRGKEEMLQSSDFRQCKLNDLKALKKKHEAFESDLAAHQDRVEQIAAIAHELNTLEYHDSTSVNIRCQRICDQWDRLGSLTQKRRTDLDDAEKILEKIDILHLEFAKRAAPFNNWLDGTREDLVDMFIVHTVEEIQGLIDAHGQFKATLSDADKEYNSIIGLVKDVESTVQKYQIPGGLQNPYTTLTSSDLSKKWSEVKHLVPQRDTTLQAELRKQQNNEMLRRQFAEKSNQVGPWIERQMDAVTAIGMGLQGSLEDQLHQLKQYEQNVFAYKPHIEELEKIHQAVQEGMIFENRYTQYTMETLRVGWEQLLTSINRNVNEVENQILTRDSKGITQEQLNEFRASFNHFDKNRTGRLAPEEFKSCLVSIGYSIGKDRQGEIDFQRILAVVDPNSTGYVHFDAFLDFMTRESTDTDTAEQVIDSFRILAGDKPYILSDELRRELPPDQAEYCIQRMAPYKGVNAVPGALDYMSFSTALYGESDL, from the exons ACCTTTACAGCATGGTGCAACTCTCACTTACGTAAAGCGGGCACAGCCATTGAAAACATTGAAGAGGACTTCCGCAACGGGCTCAAACTTATGTTGCTCCTCGAAGTAATTTCTGGCGAAACGTTACCAAAACCTGATAGAGGTAAAATGCGTTTCCACAAGATCGCCAATGTCAACAAAGCACTCGATTTCATAGCCAGCAAGGGCGTGAAATTGGTATCGATCGGTGCCGAAG AAATTGTCgatggaaatttaaaaatgactcTGGGTATGATCTGGACGATCATCTTGAGGTTCGCCATCCAAGACATTTCCGTGGAAGAGATGACCGCCAAAGAAGGTCTGTTGCTGTGGTGCCAGCGTAAGACAGCCCCGTACAAGAATGTAAATGTGCAAAACTTCCATCTCAG TTTCAAGGATGGTTTGGCCTTCTGTGCCCTCATTCACCGTCATCGGCCTGATCTCATCGATTATCACAAGCTGTCTAAGGATAATCCCCTACAGAATTTGAACACCGCGTTCGATGTCGCTGAGAAGTACTTGGACATACCTCGTATGTTGGACCCCGAAG ATTTGATAAACACTCCGAAACCGGACGAACGCGCGATCATGACCTATGTGTCGTGTTATTATCACGCATTCCAAGGGGCGCAACAG GCTGAGACTGCAGCAAACAGAATTTGTAAAGTACTCAAAGTAAACCAAGAGAACGAGCGTTTGATGGAAGAATACGAACGTTTGGCAAGTgac ttattggaATGGATCAGGCGTACATTGCCATGGCTGCAAAGCCGACAGGCCGATAACTCGTTGTCTGGTGTGCAGAAGAGGCTCGAAGAATACCGTACTTACAGACGTAAACATAAGCCCCCACGTGTAGAACAGAAAGCCAAGCTTGAGACAAACTTTAACACGCTACAAACAAAATTGCGTTTATCTAACAGACCTGCATACATGCCAACTGAGGGAAAAATGGTTTCC gaTATTGCCAATGCGTGGAAAGGTCTTGAACAGTCGGAAAAGTCATTTGAAGACTGGCTTTTGTCTGAAATGATGAGACTAGAACGTTTGGAACATTTGGCACAAAAGTTCAAAGCCAAGGCAGACACTCATGAAGATTGGACACGCGGCAAAGAAGAGATGTTGCAGAGCTCTGACTTTAGGCAATGCAAGCTAAATGATCTGAAGGCACTGAAGAAGAAACATGAAGCCTTTGAGAGTGATCTAGCTGCACATCAAGACAGAGTTGAACAAATCGCAGCTATTGCACAtgaattaaa TACTTTGGAATATCACGATAGTACAAGCGTGAATATACGCTGTCAACGTATTTGTGACCAATGGGACAGATTAGGCAGCTTGACACAGAAACGCAGAACTGACTTGGACGATGCagaaaaaatattggaaaaaattgatatattgcATTTGGAATTTGCCAAGAGAGCAGCT CCTTTCAACAACTGGTTGGATGGTACACGTGAAGATTTAGTGGACATGTTCATTGTACATACTGTTGAGGAAATCCAAGGATTGATTGATGCACATGGACAATTTAAGGCTACTTTGTCTGATGCTGACAAAGAGTACAATTCTATCATTGGATTGGTTAAAGATGTTGAGTCAActgtacaaaaatatcaaatacctgGCGGTCTTCAGAACCCATACACTACTTTGACTTCTAGC gatttaagtaaaaaatggtCTGAAGTGAAACATCTAGTGCCCCAAAGAGACACGACCCTACAAGCTGAACTCAGAAAACAACAAA ACAATGAGATGCTACGTCGTCAATTTGCGGAGAAATCAAACCAAGTGGGTCCTTGGATTGAAAGGCAAATGGATGCTGTTACAGCTATCGGTATGGGATTGCAAGGTTCTCTGGAAGATCAATTGCACCAACTGAAACAATATGAACAGAATGTATTTGCATACAAGCCACATATTGAGGAATTAGAGAAAATCCACCAAGCTGTACAAGAGGGTATGATCTTCGAAAACAG GTACACTCAATATACAATGGAGACACTGCGTGTTGGGTGGGAACAATTATTGACATCCATCAACCGCAATGTGAATGAAGTCGAAAACCAGATATTAACCAGAGACTCTAAGGGTATTACTCAAGAACAACTTAACGAATTTAGGGCTAGTTTTAATCATTTTGACAAGAACCGTACTGGCCGATTGGCACCCGAAGAATTTAAATCATGTTTGGTGTCCATTGGCTATAGTATTGGAAAGGATAGACag GGTGAAATTGATTTCCAACGCATATTAGCTGTAGTTGATCCCAATAGTACTGGATACGTGCACTTTGATGCTTTCTTGGACTTTATGACTCGAGAATCTACAGACACTGATACTGCTGAACAAGTGATTGATTCGTTCCGCATTCTAGCAGGCGACAAg CCATACATATTGTCTGATGAACTAAGGCGGGAACTTCCACCAGATCAAGCAGAATACTGTATACAGCGCATGGCTCCATACAAGGGCGTTAACGCTGTACCAGGAGCCCTGGACTACATGTCATTTTCAACCGCTTTATACGGCGAGTCGGATCTGTAA
- the LOC132928210 gene encoding alpha-actinin, sarcomeric isoform X3, translated as MITMNSHSNDIDYSNGYMEPEEEWEREGLLDPAWEKQQKKTFTAWCNSHLRKAGTAIENIEEDFRNGLKLMLLLEVISGETLPKPDRGKMRFHKIANVNKALDFIASKGVKLVSIGAEEIVDGNLKMTLGMIWTIILRFAIQDISVEEMTAKEGLLLWCQRKTAPYKNVNVQNFHLSFKDGLAFCALIHRHRPDLIDYHKLSKDNPLQNLNTAFDVAEKYLDIPRMLDPEDLINTPKPDERAIMTYVSCYYHAFQGAQQVKTHMTNTAMPDERAIMTYVSSYYHCFSGAQKAETAANRICKVLKVNQENERLMEEYERLASDLLEWIRRTLPWLQSRQADNSLSGVQKRLEEYRTYRRKHKPPRVEQKAKLETNFNTLQTKLRLSNRPAYMPTEGKMVSDIANAWKGLEQSEKSFEDWLLSEMMRLERLEHLAQKFKAKADTHEDWTRGKEEMLQSSDFRQCKLNDLKALKKKHEAFESDLAAHQDRVEQIAAIAHELNTLEYHDSTSVNIRCQRICDQWDRLGSLTQKRRTDLDDAEKILEKIDILHLEFAKRAAPFNNWLDGTREDLVDMFIVHTVEEIQGLIDAHGQFKATLSDADKEYNSIIGLVKDVESTVQKYQIPGGLQNPYTTLTSSDLSKKWSEVKHLVPQRDTTLQAELRKQQNNEMLRRQFAEKSNQVGPWIERQMDAVTAIGMGLQGSLEDQLHQLKQYEQNVFAYKPHIEELEKIHQAVQEGMIFENRYTQYTMETLRVGWEQLLTSINRNVNEVENQILTRDSKGITQEQLNEFRASFNHFDKNRTGRLAPEEFKSCLVSIGYSIGKDRQGEIDFQRILAVVDPNSTGYVHFDAFLDFMTRESTDTDTAEQVIDSFRILAGDKPYILSDELRRELPPDQAEYCIQRMAPYKGVNAVPGALDYMSFSTALYGESDL; from the exons ACCTTTACAGCATGGTGCAACTCTCACTTACGTAAAGCGGGCACAGCCATTGAAAACATTGAAGAGGACTTCCGCAACGGGCTCAAACTTATGTTGCTCCTCGAAGTAATTTCTGGCGAAACGTTACCAAAACCTGATAGAGGTAAAATGCGTTTCCACAAGATCGCCAATGTCAACAAAGCACTCGATTTCATAGCCAGCAAGGGCGTGAAATTGGTATCGATCGGTGCCGAAG AAATTGTCgatggaaatttaaaaatgactcTGGGTATGATCTGGACGATCATCTTGAGGTTCGCCATCCAAGACATTTCCGTGGAAGAGATGACCGCCAAAGAAGGTCTGTTGCTGTGGTGCCAGCGTAAGACAGCCCCGTACAAGAATGTAAATGTGCAAAACTTCCATCTCAG TTTCAAGGATGGTTTGGCCTTCTGTGCCCTCATTCACCGTCATCGGCCTGATCTCATCGATTATCACAAGCTGTCTAAGGATAATCCCCTACAGAATTTGAACACCGCGTTCGATGTCGCTGAGAAGTACTTGGACATACCTCGTATGTTGGACCCCGAAG ATTTGATAAACACTCCGAAACCGGACGAACGCGCGATCATGACCTATGTGTCGTGTTATTATCACGCATTCCAAGGGGCGCAACAGGTAAAAACGC ATATGACCAATACGGCAATGCCAGACGAAAGAGCCATAATGACTTATGTTTCATCGTATTACCATTGCTTTTCTGGAGCCCAGAAG GCTGAGACTGCAGCAAACAGAATTTGTAAAGTACTCAAAGTAAACCAAGAGAACGAGCGTTTGATGGAAGAATACGAACGTTTGGCAAGTgac ttattggaATGGATCAGGCGTACATTGCCATGGCTGCAAAGCCGACAGGCCGATAACTCGTTGTCTGGTGTGCAGAAGAGGCTCGAAGAATACCGTACTTACAGACGTAAACATAAGCCCCCACGTGTAGAACAGAAAGCCAAGCTTGAGACAAACTTTAACACGCTACAAACAAAATTGCGTTTATCTAACAGACCTGCATACATGCCAACTGAGGGAAAAATGGTTTCC gaTATTGCCAATGCGTGGAAAGGTCTTGAACAGTCGGAAAAGTCATTTGAAGACTGGCTTTTGTCTGAAATGATGAGACTAGAACGTTTGGAACATTTGGCACAAAAGTTCAAAGCCAAGGCAGACACTCATGAAGATTGGACACGCGGCAAAGAAGAGATGTTGCAGAGCTCTGACTTTAGGCAATGCAAGCTAAATGATCTGAAGGCACTGAAGAAGAAACATGAAGCCTTTGAGAGTGATCTAGCTGCACATCAAGACAGAGTTGAACAAATCGCAGCTATTGCACAtgaattaaa TACTTTGGAATATCACGATAGTACAAGCGTGAATATACGCTGTCAACGTATTTGTGACCAATGGGACAGATTAGGCAGCTTGACACAGAAACGCAGAACTGACTTGGACGATGCagaaaaaatattggaaaaaattgatatattgcATTTGGAATTTGCCAAGAGAGCAGCT CCTTTCAACAACTGGTTGGATGGTACACGTGAAGATTTAGTGGACATGTTCATTGTACATACTGTTGAGGAAATCCAAGGATTGATTGATGCACATGGACAATTTAAGGCTACTTTGTCTGATGCTGACAAAGAGTACAATTCTATCATTGGATTGGTTAAAGATGTTGAGTCAActgtacaaaaatatcaaatacctgGCGGTCTTCAGAACCCATACACTACTTTGACTTCTAGC gatttaagtaaaaaatggtCTGAAGTGAAACATCTAGTGCCCCAAAGAGACACGACCCTACAAGCTGAACTCAGAAAACAACAAA ACAATGAGATGCTACGTCGTCAATTTGCGGAGAAATCAAACCAAGTGGGTCCTTGGATTGAAAGGCAAATGGATGCTGTTACAGCTATCGGTATGGGATTGCAAGGTTCTCTGGAAGATCAATTGCACCAACTGAAACAATATGAACAGAATGTATTTGCATACAAGCCACATATTGAGGAATTAGAGAAAATCCACCAAGCTGTACAAGAGGGTATGATCTTCGAAAACAG GTACACTCAATATACAATGGAGACACTGCGTGTTGGGTGGGAACAATTATTGACATCCATCAACCGCAATGTGAATGAAGTCGAAAACCAGATATTAACCAGAGACTCTAAGGGTATTACTCAAGAACAACTTAACGAATTTAGGGCTAGTTTTAATCATTTTGACAAGAACCGTACTGGCCGATTGGCACCCGAAGAATTTAAATCATGTTTGGTGTCCATTGGCTATAGTATTGGAAAGGATAGACag GGTGAAATTGATTTCCAACGCATATTAGCTGTAGTTGATCCCAATAGTACTGGATACGTGCACTTTGATGCTTTCTTGGACTTTATGACTCGAGAATCTACAGACACTGATACTGCTGAACAAGTGATTGATTCGTTCCGCATTCTAGCAGGCGACAAg CCATACATATTGTCTGATGAACTAAGGCGGGAACTTCCACCAGATCAAGCAGAATACTGTATACAGCGCATGGCTCCATACAAGGGCGTTAACGCTGTACCAGGAGCCCTGGACTACATGTCATTTTCAACCGCTTTATACGGCGAGTCGGATCTGTAA